In Amycolatopsis sp. FBCC-B4732, the genomic stretch GAGGAGGAGCCCGTGACCGAACGCTTCGGCAGCTACCAGAACGAGATCTACCTGCAGGGACTCGGGGGTCAGCTGCCGCCGTGCTCGACCGACGCGACCAAGCTCGAGGCGTCGGCCCGCGAGGTCATGGCCCCCGGTCCGTTCTCCTACGTCGCCGGCGCGGCCGGTTCCGGCGCGACCGCGCGCGCCAACCGCGAGGCGTTCGACCGCTGGCGCGTCGTCCCGCGGATGCTGACCGGCGCCACCGAGCGCGACCTGGCCACGACGGTGCTCGGCACCCGGCTGCCCGCCCCGGTGGCCGTCGCGCCGGTCGGCGTCCAGTCGATCGTGCACCCGGACGCCGAGTCCGCGACCGCCCGTGCCGCCGCGTCGATCGGGCTGCCGTTCATCCTCTCCACGGCGTCGTCGACGAGCATCGAGGACGTCGCCGCGGCCAACGGCGACGGCCCGCGCTGGTTCCAGCTGTACTGGCCCGGTGACGCGGACGTCTGCGCGAGCCTGCTTTCCCGCGCGAAGAGCGCGGGGTACACGGCGCTGGTCGTCACGCTCGACACGTGGACGCTGGCCTGGCGACCGTCCGATCTGGACCAGGCGTACCTGCCGTTCCTCAAGGGCGAGGGGTGCGCGGTCCCCTTCACCGACCCGGTGTTCCGCGGCCTGCTGGAGAAGACCCCGGAGGAAGACCTGAACATGGCGATCCTGCGCTGGATCGGCATGCTCACCGGCACCGACCGGACGTGGGACCAGCTGCCGTTCCTGCGCGAGCACTGGGACGGCCCGATCGTGCTCAAGGGCATCCAGCACGTCGCCGACGCGCGCCGTGCGGCCGAGGCCGGCATGGACGGCATCGTGGTCTCGAACCACGGCGGCCGCCAGGTCGACGGCGCGATCGGCGCGCTGGAAGCGCTGCCCGGCATCGTCGCGG encodes the following:
- a CDS encoding lactate 2-monooxygenase translates to MTERFGSYQNEIYLQGLGGQLPPCSTDATKLEASAREVMAPGPFSYVAGAAGSGATARANREAFDRWRVVPRMLTGATERDLATTVLGTRLPAPVAVAPVGVQSIVHPDAESATARAAASIGLPFILSTASSTSIEDVAAANGDGPRWFQLYWPGDADVCASLLSRAKSAGYTALVVTLDTWTLAWRPSDLDQAYLPFLKGEGCAVPFTDPVFRGLLEKTPEEDLNMAILRWIGMLTGTDRTWDQLPFLREHWDGPIVLKGIQHVADARRAAEAGMDGIVVSNHGGRQVDGAIGALEALPGIVAAVGDRLEVLFDSGVRTGSDVLKALALGARAVLVGRPWVYGLAQAGEDGVRHVLRSLLADFDLTMGLSGHRTLADLGPDSLQRSAR